The Hippoglossus hippoglossus isolate fHipHip1 chromosome 16, fHipHip1.pri, whole genome shotgun sequence genomic sequence AGCCATCGCTGGTGTGTTTCTTTGCACTCTTGGTCTGATTGTGAGAGGAGAAATGCTGATCTACACTGTACCCTGTGCTCTGGTAAATATATTCATTATAAAAAGAGCTTGAAACTATTATTATGGATATTTGTTTTTGGAGAATAGTAATATACAATCACAAACCAACCATTTTATCTTATATTTCTACTGTTATGGTGAGCTATACTGTGCATCTGTGTATCTCATACTTCCTTTTACTGCTGTGACACAGCTTATTTTATCCTCTTTAGTTATGACCCAGTATTTGAAAATATGTGTcatatatatacatctatacatatataaacattatgTTGCTATACTGCAAAATATTATATTGTAAAAAACTGATATATTTTACCATCACCTTAGTTTGTGGTCTCTGGTTTGCTGTCCTATGCTGCAGGAAAAGGTCCGCATATGGGTGTGGTgagttatttaatttaaaacaaaaacattgtttgcaAGTGTTAAACCCACCTTTCTCACTGATTTTATCTagagtttattttaattgaaaaatgtatgttgtttttttatatgaattatCAGAATAATCTTTAGTGCTCTTAAAAAGATTGATTCATAGGGAATGTAGTAATGTGAAAATAATGATATTGATGATTAACGTCTCTTCTTTGCTGATAATAGATTTATCTCTGTGTTATAGTCTGTGTGGTCGTAGCTCAGCTTCGATCACTTGAATTTGGTGATAGAGcttaatggaaaaaatatataaataaaacttaaatagtAGGATTTGTGAAAAGAATGTGCATTTGAGTTAATTTGACTCAATTCATTTAAACCGGACTACTCAGTTAAATTGAGAAAAAACTTTATGCAGCTAACTTGCTTAAATTATGAATACATACACTTTAATTGTTTAAGTGTATACATGGTTGAATGTTAGTTTTCTTACACAGTTTGAGTTGAAATTACTCATCAGGTTTTACAGTGTGATTTAGTCATGGCTTAGTAACACACTGAGCCCACATTGCTTCTATAATGGAAGTCGGTGCGGACACTAAATGTACAGTAACATGATGTCTTCTTCCAGGCAAAGCTGTCGTTCTCTCTGAACATCATCAGCTTCTTCTGGTCAGTTGCAGCGTTCGCTATCAGCTTGATCCTCTCACTCAATCCATATCATTACTGGCCCCATTTCACGGTAAAGGAAACACCACTGCCCTCGACTGAgggaaatacaaaatacatgtGTTTTCACTTCCAATAATCTCTTGAACTTTTCACAGGTGTTCACAGGAGTCAATGGGCTGATAATGAGTCTGCTGGTTGTTGAATGTTTCCTCGCCCTCTTCTTGATCTTCTGGTTAAGTAAAGCTGTTTGCAGGCAACACTTCAACACTTtggtatgtttttttcattgcagctccttttgttttagttgaataaaatataatgtaaattcTAAtggtctttctttctctgcagcccATCATACTGCTGAAACATGGAGACTGAAATAAAAGACTTGATGGAGCTCAACACACCAACCGACCATGTTTAAACTTTTAACTTCCTGGTTGTGTAAAAAGTGCATATCAGCCCATCAGTGTAGTGAAATACACTGATGGGCTGATATATCCCTGAGCgcatgctgtaaaaaaaaaagcaacttcATAACAACCTAATGCTTTTGGTTTTTacaattacatgttttattgtctttttaaaaaatcacatccatgtaaataaaagaaacaaaaaggacGGAGAACACTTTTAGATCATATCTGAAACCTACATATTCCACACGGGCTCTGGTAAATGACTATAGATTGATTATTGATTCCTGTGGTAGCCTGTGTGTTCTGccccaaaaaatgtaaagacTTAAAGATGTGTCTTAAGATTTCAGTGACCCACTGTGGATATTCTGTTGAGTATTGACTCACATTGTGtacttgatttttaaaaaatctggctTGTATTCCtggattttatttgatttgactttatGTTTGGCTTCAGATTAGTGAATTACTCTGGACGGGTTTTATCtcgtttaaaaaaatcaaagattCTCAAGCTGACAGatactgtacattttaatatgtgATTAAATACCTTTTAATTCTTTATCCATGAATTTGTCTCATATACAGACATTTTGATTGTGGTACATTTCCTACCAACTATGAATTGAATATTTTACGTTCTTATGTATTTCAAAGCAAATAAATTTGCTTTGAAATACTGGTGGGAGCATACAACATGTCCACCAGAGACATTGTGATGATCGAGCTTTAGAGGCCAAAGCTGAGGAATGTCAGACCTCCTCCATCCTACACCACCAGGGTTTGCAGATTCTGtggagtcatttaaaaaaagtcatgACATTCGTATTTTAAGCAGGCCTTTGGGTAATTGATGTGCACCAGGTCTGTCTTTTATGCTCTTTACTGGTCTCTGTAttcttttcctgtgtgtgtgtgcgtgtgttttctcttctgcacTTTGTATTAGCGTGtctgaattttaggccttaaatatgttaaaatataaagtgaCAGGTCTTAAATGTGTTTAGGTAGATCTTAATTATCTTAACATTCATCTACTGCTGCTTCTGTTGCACTTGAAATCGGTTTcttaagagaaatgttttagcGACACAcatagtttgtaatgttttcatgtgttaGCTCTTTCTCAGTGGTACCAGGTATTAGGatgctgtaataaaacaacaaacaagacCAGCATGGAACTGATGATTGATGTACACACTGGGCCCGGCTGTGGGAAATACTACTGATACCTActctctctgcctgtagttCATGAGAAACAAAGCATTTCTCTACTTGACTACTTCACCTGATCTTCAATTatgatattccttcatatctatTTGACATAGGTCTTAAACTTTGTTCATTATCCTATTTGAAACTACTTTGCATTATGCATTATGCTAAAGTTTGTAattgaacttgttgaaacctgcagtaACCCTGTGTCAGTGGACCTGGACCATCTGACAGCCACTCAGTCGTGCAGTGACTTACCACATCCTCTAGATGTAGCTGTTGTCTGCTTTTTTGCTGTCGTTCATCACTCATGTCTCAGCctttccctttcacacacacagcagtacaGCCACATAGAGGTTTCTGAACCAAAGCTAAAAATCCACTGTTATACGTTCAATGCATTTTGTTATCTTGCAAAGAGAGATCATGATGACTGGATgaaacaaaaaagtatttattcaaCAGCACATACAATTAATACAGCAATATAATTCTGATCAACAACCACTATGCTGCACCAACGTTTTCTTGCAGTGGCCAACTTTTAATGTTGGTataataatatagaatatataaatcaataatttcACGGGTGTGGTGTATGTAAAACACTTCTGGGTTTTATGTTTGGCAATGTGGTTTGAACACTTCTACCCAACAACATTTAAGTGTTTCAATTTATCtgggtttgtatttttatattgatGGAcaagacaaaatatatatttttattttgtttctaaatatataaatatataaatattatatactgtacagtCTATGCTCTCAACCCATATTCTCCCGCTCTCACACTAACCTGAGGGCAACCCCCTGTCTCCCAGCCAATGAGAAGCACACCATCTCACCCAACCCAGAGCCATTGGTAGCTGGAGCTGACAACAGTGTCACGTGCCCAAACACTGacatatttactgacaatctgTAAAACTCAGTTATTCAAACAATAATCCTTATAACTAAGCTGAACTCTATTACTAAGCCATCAACACATAATAACAATCAACATTGACAATAACTACCAGTCCGTTACAATATCATTAACTCCACAgcacaataaaacataattctGAAGATGGTCGTTAATTGATAGatatcaaactgaacatttgattatttttaaataccaAACATCAACTTTTGgtgtgttgccatggaaacagcatTCAACAGTGACTTTGATCTTTGACGGCGTCACGCAGTACAAAGCTCTCTTCAGTTAGGTTTCGTCCTGCGCTCGCAACCATCACTTGTGTCTGGATTATCTCTGCGTTGAAcggtcagtggatgaggaggaatacatccaagtgtaagacatgcaaaaaccaagacatttcctgttgctaCCAGGGGGCACTGAAANNNNNNNNNNNNNNNNNNNNNNNNNNNNNNNNNNNNNNNNNNNNNNNNNNNNNNNNNNNNNNNNNNNNNNNNNNNNNNNNNNNNNNNNNNNNNNNNNNNNtcttaagtcatgatttctgtgtagatgtcatcaggccgggtCAGCCGGCGCCGCCCGTACACAGCATGACAGGTCCGCCCGTGCTCCTTTAAAATAGCGTAGtaatttccccctttttccttAACAAGGCGAATTGTTACacggtgaaagctaactgaggggcttttccttagatggcgctgttgagccattttgccacacccatttcaaattactccagaattcaaatactttttaaggttttgaatttcctgcaaactttggtgagaatttgagcatggctaggccctgaaaaagccccaaaagggaaatacaaatccttcgaaatacaatagggcctcccaccggaggtgccCGGGCCCTAATAAATGGAATAAACCATTCAAACAATGAGGAACTCAAACAAGGAAAAAAGAAGGGAAGTAAACCCACAGTCCAATCAAACATTTAACATGTGACCCAAGCTAAAAGGGAGCCAAAAGCTCAGCCAAAACaggcaaaacagcgaaggtaggcaaaacagcgaaggtaggcaaaATAGCGAAGGGAGGAAAATAGCGAAGGGAGGCAAAACAGCAGTGTTTCTGTCATCAATTACGGGCTGAGCAGACCTGGCCCACGGTTCCTGTCACACAAAACAGACCGAATTAATATTAACTTAAGGTTGAGTGATAGGAAGATGGAAACAAAATCGCCGTAAGGCGTACATACTGATCAGAATGCGTCCGTGCGGAcacatgaggaagaggagagcacCACGCTCACACACCAACAGTGGCCAGCGGGCATCACGAGCCGGTCACACCACACCTGAATCTACATATGGGCAAGATGACCGATATAATTGCGCATTGAATGGCTAACTTCTCATGCAAACAAGTGCAGCTAATGCTAACCTACCTGCACCGGTGAACGGAGGAGGAAGCAAACACTTATGATTGATAAGTAGATTTACCTGATTGTGAAATGAACATGAAGAGAGAGCAACCAAATCACAAAcgacatttactttgttaaaaTTCTTTGGATTTAATTAATTGGATTAATAAAATAagcaacataataaataaataaattcaaataaataataattaattttctGTGGCTCATGGCATTGCTGTTTAtacaaactgacatttattgCCAACAAGTTTATGACTGAATCCCACTGAGGGCCCTTTCTGTACATGGGTTGGGACACTGCTGTGAGGTGTTAAtctcacaataacacatttaaaactgaaaacattggGGATACCTTCAAACTCCAATACTTCCTGTAAACTAATAACCCCAGTTCTATAACTGAGTGTTTCTATTTTAGATGACAATGATGAAGGATTTGGAAatctcaaagaaaacacaaatatactcTGGcagaaaagtgtttatttttctttttattaagaACATATACATTGATATCCCTGATATGTAAACATATTCAGGTTAACAATGACACTATGAACCATAACTCACATTCAGAACTTAACCTAATGATATTTTCTTGCTAAATTGATACTTTTTCATTCATCAGTTCAAAGTAAAGGAACGGGGTTGAAGCCCTATGAAGAAGAACAATTGAACAGTGATGCTGTTGTAAACTAAGAGAACATGACCCAAGCCATCAATGGTGCCACCAGGAGCAGGAGGCCAGCCCGTGTGCTGATGGCACTGTTGCAGTAGTTCCCCTGACAGCAGCTCACCTCTGCTCCAATGACTCCTGGCAACTGTGCAGTTTGTGAACTTGAGCACATCAGTTGGGAGGCACAGCCCTTCATGGTCATCTTTTCACCCCCGAGGGccactgagagaagaagagtggTGTTAGAGTGTGAGCTTCATGTTTTAACTTCTATAGAATCACCACTGTGGGCCTGTCACCTGTTGTTGTCATGCAGTAATCCTCATTCCCCTCGCAGTTTAGAGTTCCACTGCACGTCTGTCCGTCACAGTGGAAGCACTTTATACCATTGGGAGTTGATTTCTTGGGGTCTGTAACACAGAATGcatattgtttgtgttcattttagaCAGTAGAGGgcgacacacgcacgcacacacacacgcacacacacacgcacacacacacacacacacacacacacacacacacacacacacacacacacacacacacacacacacacacacagggaattGTGCCCTTGGGCTCCTCTATAGCAGATGGCCAGGTAGAGAAAAGTAATTTACCTCGTACTGGCTGGTCTTGGAATTTGAGATTTGTTTGTCTAACAGCTAATATAAACATATCTACTCATCTAATATCACATATGACGTATAATATCCACCCTAAACAAGGTTCTGATTCAGGTTCTGACAACATCAATCAGTATTAAGCATATTCACAATGTCAATGTTAGCTCAAGACATTAATAGAGAACCTCATATTATATAAAGCCtatacataaaatgtaaaaaattggCATTGTTTAGCTGTTAAAAtcacttttttctgtttctatttggaCAACTGAAATATGGCCGCAGGAATCTGTGCTAACTTTTAATGCAGTCAAAGGGAGGATAGGggtttttaaattttgaataaTTCTTG encodes the following:
- the LOC117776437 gene encoding uncharacterized protein LOC117776437, translated to MKTTFVCNESMVISIPIRKLNDAGAADLMPEKFNCVFKDSYKIFVINGKPKPLGAAQAIAGVFLCTLGLIVRGEMLIYTVPCALFVVSGLLSYAAGKGPHMGVAKLSFSLNIISFFWSVAAFAISLIHLLNFSQVFTGVNGLIMSLLVVECFLALFLIFWLSKAVCRQHFNTLPIILLKHGD
- the LOC117776435 gene encoding urokinase plasminogen activator surface receptor-like isoform X2, translated to MLLLLIFGIVLLQKASTLKCHQCLPDGLGSCKDAAMECPSEGFQCAALRVLTFAGGSKVSDINMKMCALAEQCVEGSLNFGITRTVITSKCCTSDLCNSQPAPDPKKSTPNGIKCFHCDGQTCSGTLNCEGNEDYCMTTTVALGGEKMTMKGCASQLMCSSSQTAQLPGVIGAEVSCCQGNYCNSAISTRAGLLLLVAPLMAWVMFS